GGACTCACACTTGTAATTTCTGAAGCTTATGATATCAATTTCGGAAAGACTAAAGTTGAAATAGACACTTCGTTTGTTGTTATTTCTGTTATTTTGGCATTTACCTTTTATGGAAAACTGGAAGGAATACGCGAAGGAACAATATTGGCTGCACTGTTTGTGGGTACAATAGCTAATATATATCAAAAAAGAATACTTTTCCTTGATAAGATATTAAAACCCGAAAAAGCAATTGAGTACGTTACTCAACCATATATGATAACTGACAATTTTGTAATCACAATATCTCGTCAGTATGGAAGTGGGGGACATGCAGTTGGTGAAATAATTGCAAAAAAGCTAGGAGTTGGATTTTATGATAGTAAAATTATAGATCTTACTTCTATTGCGAGTGGCTTTACACCAGAGTATGTAGAAAAACATGAACAGAAACTACCTAATGGTTTGCTTGATAAATTATACAATAGTAATTACTCCTACATTAATGAGGTTATTCCTCCAAATGCTGTTTGGGATAGAGGCTACAGCTGATATGATAATTGAGGCAGCTGAAAAAGCCGGAATACTTAAGTCTGATAACTAAATACTTCTGTAGTTTTATCCATAATAACAACCGTTTAATTCTGCAATAAATTGCAACAATGTTAAATTTAAAAATTAATGCAACAAATTAGTTGCAATTAAAAAAACTTTATTTATGTTTGCAATGTGAACTAAAATTAACTTATAAAATACGGTACAGCTTATTTAAAAGTAAAAGGTTGTAAAACATAGAAATTGAAAGTGAAAACTGAAATTTAATTTAGAAATGTCAGTTTAGATAAGCAGAGGAATAATTGC
This window of the Lascolabacillus massiliensis genome carries:
- a CDS encoding DUF6198 family protein, with protein sequence MKRVKIGLRILILIAGILLIGNGVALTIRSDLGTSPISSIPYVLNLILPNITVGTFAIIINLIMVLIQVIILKKKSSINQLVQIPLLFLLGFSIDLNLYLTQSLDPNNYILQIITVILGCFIMAFGIFLELKADVGYLPGEGLTLVISEAYDINFGKTKVEIDTSFVVISVILAFTFYGKLEGIREGTILAALFVGTIANIYQKRILFLDKILKPEKAIEYVTQPYMITDNFVITISRQYGSGGHAVGEIIAKKLGVGFYDSKIIDLTSIASGFTPEYVEKHEQKLPNGLLDKLYNSNYSYINEVIPPNAVWDRGYS